The sequence TCTATCATATTTCTTGTAAATTATAATCAATACTGCTAGGATCAGTAATGCGATTACGACAGCCATGAAAACGCTGGTTCCTACAATATTTTCAGGCCATAGATTATTGTAGAGACTTAGTCCGATTCGACGATTGTGGTCTCCCGCCCTATTAAAAACAACATACCTAAACCTCCTCCTATCTTCAAACCTAACAGCAAACGTCTCGCCAAAATACTCTTAAAGAAATACACGTAAGTTGCTAAATCTTTTAACTGGTAGCGAAATTTCTTCTTCAAACTATTTCGAAATTTCTTCTAGCTCCTTCTTTTTAGTCTCTTCTCCTAAAATCGCTATAGTAATCGCCGAGATGAAGTGTACTGATGCAAATAGTATAAACGGATACAGAGGATCTCCAGTAGTCTGTATCAGCAAACCGGCTATATAAGGGCCCAAGATGCCTCCTATCCTACCTATACTGTTAGCCCATCCGCTCGCAGTCGTCCTCAGCCTAGTCGGATAAAGCTCGGGGGTGTAGGCGTAAGTTGCGCCCCATGCGCCTAAATTGAAAAAGGATATCACGGAAGCCCATAAAAGAGCTTCAAAATCGCCAACAGCGGTCCAGAAAAGGAGACTTCCCACCCCTGCTAACGCCATATAGGATGCCAGCACTTTCTTTCTTCCTATTTTATCGATTAGCGCCGCAGCGCTCCAGTAGCCGGGAATCTGCGCCAGTGTTATGAGGAGGGAGTATTGGAGAGATTTAATATAGCTAATTCCTCTAGCGTACAAGATATGGGGTAGCCATAAAAATATTCCCCAGTAAGCCAGCACGATACAGAACCAGTGTATCCAAAGCATGACCGTCCGTCTAAGATATACACCTTTAAACAGCTCCGACAGCGAAGCCCTTTCCCCCCTCTTTATCTTCGAAATATCCACATCCAGCCTCGCCTCAGCGATTATCTTCTCCGCTTCCCCTACCTTTCCCCTAGACACGAGAAAACGGATAGATTCAGGCACCATCGCTACGATAACGGGAATAAGAGCTAAAG is a genomic window of Thermoproteales archaeon containing:
- a CDS encoding MFS transporter, which translates into the protein MKILKRFHVFLLAVLMVGWAFDSMNSGLISGTLTLIIRDLELTSEEAGRVLSSWLLGMLIGAFALGFIGDRIGRKWASIIALAFMGLFSWASLAATWWLDLSIYRLLAGVGAAGYMVVASTLLAEYSPAEVRGGLIALLESAWAFGWLIALLLARIIAPSMGWRSVFNSSLMTLALIPVIVAMVPESIRFLVSRGKVGEAEKIIAEARLDVDISKIKRGERASLSELFKGVYLRRTVMLWIHWFCIVLAYWGIFLWLPHILYARGISYIKSLQYSLLITLAQIPGYWSAAALIDKIGRKKVLASYMALAGVGSLLFWTAVGDFEALLWASVISFFNLGAWGATYAYTPELYPTRLRTTASGWANSIGRIGGILGPYIAGLLIQTTGDPLYPFILFASVHFISAITIAILGEETKKKELEEISK